From a single Streptomyces sp. NBC_00377 genomic region:
- a CDS encoding acylneuraminate cytidylyltransferase: protein MTDSPAAVRRVLAVIPARGGSKGVPAKNLAPVGGVPLVARAVRECRAARLVTDVVVSTDDHAIAAAAREAGAEVVLRPAAIAGDTATSEAAVLHALDAHETLHGAPVDVVLLVQCTSPFLVREEVDGVARAVAEQGADTAVTVAAFHGFVWRRSDEAGEGGFGVNHDTSHRPRRQDRPQDFLETGAAYAMDAAGFRRHRHRFFGRTELVRTDPARVLEIDDPHDLTRARALAPVLDAGLPGTLPTAGDIDAVVLDFDGTQTDDRVLIDSDGREFVSVHRGDGLGIAALRRSGLRMLILSTERNPVVAARARKLRLPVLHGIDRKDLALKQWCEEQGIAPERVLYVGNDVNDLPCFALVGWPVAVASAHDVVRGAARAVTTVPGGDGAIREIAGWILGPSLDTLTQ from the coding sequence ATGACCGACTCACCGGCCGCGGTACGCCGAGTACTCGCGGTGATCCCCGCGCGCGGCGGTTCCAAGGGCGTCCCCGCGAAGAACCTCGCGCCGGTGGGCGGCGTACCGCTCGTCGCCCGCGCGGTCCGCGAGTGCCGGGCCGCCCGGCTCGTCACCGACGTCGTCGTCTCCACCGACGACCATGCCATCGCGGCGGCGGCCCGCGAGGCGGGCGCCGAGGTGGTGCTGCGCCCGGCCGCCATCGCCGGCGACACCGCCACCTCCGAGGCCGCGGTCCTGCACGCCCTGGACGCCCACGAGACGCTGCACGGCGCCCCGGTGGACGTCGTCCTGCTCGTCCAGTGCACCAGCCCCTTCCTCGTCCGCGAGGAGGTGGACGGAGTCGCCCGCGCCGTCGCCGAACAGGGCGCCGACACGGCCGTCACGGTCGCCGCCTTCCACGGCTTCGTCTGGCGCCGCTCGGACGAGGCCGGCGAGGGCGGCTTCGGCGTCAACCACGACACGTCCCACCGTCCGCGCCGGCAGGACCGGCCGCAGGACTTCCTGGAGACCGGCGCCGCCTACGCGATGGACGCGGCCGGCTTCCGCAGGCACCGGCACCGCTTCTTCGGCCGCACGGAACTCGTCCGGACCGACCCCGCCCGGGTCCTGGAGATCGACGACCCGCACGACCTGACGCGGGCGAGAGCGCTGGCTCCCGTCCTCGACGCCGGCCTCCCCGGCACCCTCCCCACCGCCGGCGACATCGACGCCGTCGTCCTGGACTTCGACGGCACCCAGACCGACGACCGGGTGCTCATCGACTCCGACGGGCGCGAGTTCGTCTCCGTCCACCGCGGCGACGGCCTCGGCATCGCCGCCCTGCGCAGGTCGGGCCTGCGGATGCTGATCCTGTCGACCGAACGGAACCCCGTCGTCGCCGCCCGCGCCCGCAAGCTACGGCTGCCGGTCCTGCACGGCATCGACCGCAAGGACCTCGCGCTCAAGCAGTGGTGCGAGGAACAGGGCATCGCGCCGGAGCGCGTGCTCTACGTCGGCAACGACGTCAACGACCTCCCCTGCTTCGCCCTCGTCGGCTGGCCCGTGGCGGTCGCGAGCGCCCACGACGTCGTACGCGGCGCCGCCCGCGCGGTCACCACCGTTCCCGGTGGCGACGGCGCGATCCGGGAGATCGCCGGCTGGATCCTCGGCCCCTCCCTCGACACCCTCACCCAGTAA